A genomic window from Streptomyces brevispora includes:
- a CDS encoding bifunctional salicylyl-CoA 5-hydroxylase/oxidoreductase: MAAPAAPRPDLPSTGPHRIAVIGGGPGGLYAAALLKRLGPEREITLWERNAPDDTFGFGVVLSDETLGGIEHADPTVHRALQKEFVRWDDIDIVHRGHTQTSGGHGFAALGRRRLLEILHERCASLGVRLRFRTEAPPAAELAASYDLVIAADGVHSLTRTAHADSFGPRLTTHRCRYIWLAADFALDAFRFETAETPYGVMQLHGYPFSRPSPGHHPSTGQAGPPNELGASTVIVEMREEVWHAAGFDTCDPAESTRHCARIFAAALGGRPLRSNNSSWLTFSTVVNAHWSHGNTVLIGDAAHTAHFSIGSGTKLAVEDALALAACIEEQPSLPEALAAYESERRPVVESTQRAAAASLRWFEELGTYVDQPPRQFAFNLLTRSRRVTHDNLRLRDAGFAAAVEEEFGCPPGTPPMFTPLRLRGLELRNRVVVSPMDMYSATDGVPGDFHLVHLGARALGGAGLVMTEMVCVSPEGRITPGCTGLYTSAQATAWTRITDFVHTGSPGTAIGVQLGHSGRKGSTKLMWDGIDQPLDEGNWPLVAASPIPYAQGVNQVPHTLDRAGLDAVREQFADAAHRADTCGFDLLELHCAHGYLLSGFLSPLTNHRTDRYGGSLENRLRFPLEVFDAVRERWPDDRPMTVRISATDWARGGTTAEEAVEIARAFVAHGADAIDVSTGQVVPVERPEYGRSYQTPYADRIRNTLCVPVIAVGAISSWDDVNSLLLAGRADLCALARPHLYDPHWTLHAAAEQGYPGQGAPWPLPYRAGSRTPPAGRTDAPKPRLTLG, translated from the coding sequence ATGGCAGCGCCCGCGGCCCCGCGCCCCGACCTCCCGTCCACCGGCCCGCACCGCATCGCCGTCATCGGCGGCGGCCCCGGCGGGCTCTACGCCGCGGCCCTGCTCAAGAGGCTGGGCCCGGAACGCGAGATCACCCTCTGGGAGCGCAACGCCCCCGACGACACCTTCGGCTTCGGCGTCGTCCTTTCCGACGAGACCCTCGGCGGCATCGAGCACGCCGACCCCACCGTCCACCGCGCGCTCCAGAAGGAGTTCGTCCGGTGGGACGACATAGACATCGTCCACCGGGGCCACACCCAGACCTCCGGCGGTCACGGCTTCGCCGCGCTGGGCCGCCGCCGCCTCCTGGAGATCCTCCACGAGCGCTGCGCGTCACTCGGGGTCCGGCTCCGCTTCCGCACCGAGGCCCCGCCCGCCGCAGAACTCGCCGCCTCGTACGACCTGGTGATCGCCGCGGACGGTGTGCACAGCCTCACCCGCACCGCCCACGCCGACAGCTTCGGCCCCCGCCTCACCACCCACCGCTGCCGCTACATCTGGCTCGCCGCCGACTTCGCCCTGGACGCCTTCCGCTTCGAGACCGCCGAGACCCCGTACGGCGTGATGCAGCTGCACGGCTATCCGTTCTCCCGCCCGTCACCCGGCCACCACCCCTCGACGGGGCAGGCCGGACCGCCGAACGAACTCGGCGCCTCGACCGTCATCGTGGAGATGCGCGAAGAGGTCTGGCATGCGGCCGGATTCGACACCTGCGACCCGGCGGAGTCGACCCGGCACTGCGCCAGGATCTTCGCCGCCGCACTCGGCGGCCGGCCGCTGCGCTCCAACAACTCCTCCTGGCTCACCTTCAGCACCGTCGTCAACGCCCACTGGTCGCACGGCAACACGGTCCTCATCGGCGACGCCGCCCACACCGCGCACTTCTCCATCGGCTCCGGCACCAAACTCGCCGTCGAGGACGCCCTCGCGCTCGCCGCCTGCATCGAGGAGCAGCCCTCCCTGCCCGAGGCCCTCGCCGCGTACGAGAGCGAGCGCCGCCCCGTCGTCGAATCGACCCAGCGCGCCGCGGCGGCCAGCCTGCGCTGGTTCGAGGAGCTGGGCACGTACGTCGACCAGCCGCCCCGCCAGTTCGCGTTCAACCTCCTCACCCGCAGCCGCCGCGTCACCCACGACAATCTGCGGCTGCGCGACGCCGGGTTCGCCGCGGCCGTCGAGGAGGAGTTCGGCTGCCCGCCCGGCACCCCGCCGATGTTCACCCCGCTGCGGCTGCGCGGCCTGGAGCTGCGCAACCGTGTCGTCGTGTCGCCCATGGACATGTACTCGGCCACCGACGGTGTCCCCGGCGACTTCCACCTCGTCCACCTGGGGGCCAGGGCGCTCGGCGGCGCCGGGCTCGTCATGACGGAAATGGTCTGCGTGAGTCCCGAGGGCCGCATCACCCCCGGCTGCACCGGCCTCTACACCTCCGCACAGGCCACCGCCTGGACCCGGATCACCGACTTCGTGCACACCGGATCGCCCGGCACCGCCATCGGCGTCCAGCTCGGCCACTCCGGCCGCAAGGGCTCCACCAAGCTCATGTGGGACGGCATCGACCAGCCGCTCGACGAGGGCAACTGGCCACTCGTCGCAGCCTCCCCGATCCCATATGCGCAAGGCGTCAACCAGGTCCCGCATACCCTGGACCGGGCCGGGCTCGACGCCGTGCGCGAGCAGTTCGCGGATGCCGCCCACCGCGCCGACACCTGTGGATTCGACCTTCTCGAACTTCACTGCGCCCACGGTTATCTGCTCTCCGGCTTCCTCTCCCCGCTCACCAACCACCGCACCGACAGGTACGGCGGATCGCTGGAGAACCGGCTCCGCTTCCCCCTCGAAGTCTTCGACGCGGTCCGCGAACGGTGGCCCGACGACCGGCCGATGACCGTCCGGATCTCCGCCACCGACTGGGCGCGGGGCGGCACGACGGCCGAGGAAGCCGTCGAGATCGCCCGCGCGTTCGTCGCGCACGGCGCCGACGCCATCGATGTCTCCACCGGGCAGGTCGTCCCCGTTGAGCGGCCCGAGTACGGGCGCTCCTACCAGACCCCGTACGCGGACAGGATCCGCAACACCCTGTGCGTGCCCGTCATCGCGGTGGGCGCCATCTCCTCCTGGGACGACGTCAACTCCCTGCTGCTGGCAGGCCGCGCCGACCTCTGCGCACTGGCCCGCCCGCACCTGTACGACCCGCACTGGACGCTGCACGCGGCGGCCGAGCAGGGCTACCCGGGTCAGGGCGCGCCCTGGCCGCTCCCGTACCGCGCGGGCAGCCGCACCCCGCCGGCCGGCCGCACCGACGCACCGAAACCACGGCTCACCCTGGGCTGA
- a CDS encoding PaaX family transcriptional regulator, which produces MAETHAPRSLIVTLYGAYGRTPGNAPLPVAELVRLLGAVGVEAPAVRSSVSRLKRRGLLVAARTAGGAAGYALSADARQLLDDGDRRIYRHPAPRLDDGWVLAVFSVPEAERHKRHLLRSRLARLGFGTAAPGVWIAPAGLYDETRHTLERLELAPYVDLFRGDHLGFAATEESVARWWDLDAVARLHHDFLERHEPVLRAWESRGDAAADPERAYRDYLTALDSWRQVPYADPGLPHELLPAQWPGGRSAEVFGQLHERLRDAGAEFVRA; this is translated from the coding sequence ATGGCCGAAACGCACGCGCCCCGCTCGCTGATCGTCACCCTCTACGGTGCCTACGGCCGGACCCCCGGCAACGCCCCGCTCCCGGTCGCCGAACTCGTCCGGCTGCTCGGTGCCGTCGGCGTGGAGGCCCCGGCCGTACGGTCCTCCGTCTCCCGGCTGAAGCGGCGCGGGCTGCTCGTCGCGGCCCGAACGGCGGGCGGGGCCGCCGGGTACGCGCTCTCCGCCGACGCCCGCCAGCTGCTCGACGACGGCGACCGGCGAATCTACCGGCATCCGGCGCCCCGGCTCGACGACGGCTGGGTGCTCGCGGTGTTCTCCGTACCGGAGGCCGAGCGCCACAAGCGGCACCTGCTGCGCTCGCGGCTGGCCCGGCTGGGCTTCGGCACGGCCGCCCCCGGCGTCTGGATCGCGCCCGCCGGACTGTACGACGAGACCCGGCACACCCTGGAGCGCCTCGAACTCGCACCGTACGTGGACCTGTTCCGCGGTGACCATCTGGGTTTCGCCGCCACCGAGGAGTCGGTGGCGCGCTGGTGGGACCTGGACGCCGTCGCCCGGCTGCACCACGATTTCCTGGAGCGCCACGAACCGGTGCTGCGGGCCTGGGAATCGCGGGGGGACGCGGCAGCCGATCCGGAACGCGCCTACCGGGACTACCTGACGGCACTGGACTCCTGGCGCCAGGTACCGTACGCGGACCCGGGGCTGCCGCACGAGCTGCTGCCCGCCCAATGGCCCGGCGGCAGGTCGGCGGAGGTGTTCGGTCAGCTGCACGAGCGGCTGCGGGACGCGGGGGCGGAGTTCGTGCGCGCGTAA